The Streptomyces sp. Mut1 genome window below encodes:
- a CDS encoding SDR family oxidoreductase → MNLRDVPGARERRVATGGIELCVVELGEASRPTIVLVHGYPDSKEVWTQVAVRLAEEWHVVLYDVRGHGESTAPKPLRGGFTLEKLTDDFLAVADAVSPDRPVHLVGHDWGSVQSWEFATVSRTEGRIASFTSMSGPSLDHFGHWIKQRMTRPTPRRVGQLLGQGAKSWYVYLLHTPVLPELAWRGPLGKRWPGILERLEKVPQGDYPTPSLPHDAAHGAWLYRDNVRSRLRRPRADAYAHVPVQLITPTGDVFLSEQLYDGLDAWVPQLTRRSLPAKHWVPRTRPDRIASWVGEFATATESARETGLPMEAGPKGRYAERFGGQLVLVTGAAGGIGRATALAFAGAGARVVAVDRDAEGAERTAEAARRAGAPAAWAEAVDVGDEQAMEKLAARVADAYGVVDVLVNNAGIGLSGPFLDTTTEDWKNVLDVNLWGVIHGCRLFGRQMAERGQGGHIVNTASAAAFQPSRALPAYSTSKAAVLMLSECLRAELAEKSIGVSAICPGIVNTGITSTARFVGTDAAEEQRMRQKAGKLYGARNYPPEKVAAAVLRAVVRNQAVVPVTPESHAVRFLSRVGPGALRGLARLKPPL, encoded by the coding sequence GTGAATCTGCGCGATGTGCCGGGGGCGCGCGAGCGCCGGGTGGCCACGGGCGGTATCGAGTTGTGCGTGGTCGAGCTGGGGGAGGCTTCGCGCCCGACGATCGTGCTCGTGCACGGTTATCCGGACAGCAAGGAGGTCTGGACCCAGGTCGCCGTGCGGCTCGCGGAGGAATGGCATGTCGTGCTGTACGACGTGCGCGGCCACGGCGAATCGACGGCGCCCAAGCCGCTGCGCGGCGGCTTCACGCTGGAGAAGCTGACCGACGACTTCCTGGCCGTGGCCGACGCCGTGAGCCCGGACCGGCCGGTGCATCTCGTCGGGCACGACTGGGGTTCTGTGCAGTCCTGGGAGTTCGCGACGGTCAGCCGTACGGAGGGCCGGATCGCCTCCTTCACCTCGATGTCCGGCCCGTCCCTGGACCACTTCGGTCACTGGATCAAGCAGCGGATGACCCGGCCCACCCCGCGCCGGGTCGGCCAGCTCCTCGGGCAGGGAGCCAAGTCCTGGTACGTGTACCTCCTGCACACCCCGGTCCTGCCGGAGCTGGCCTGGCGCGGGCCGCTCGGCAAACGGTGGCCGGGCATCCTGGAGCGCCTGGAGAAGGTGCCGCAGGGCGACTACCCGACGCCCTCGCTGCCCCACGACGCGGCGCACGGAGCCTGGCTCTACCGCGACAACGTCCGCTCCCGGCTGCGCAGGCCGCGCGCCGACGCGTACGCGCACGTGCCGGTGCAGCTGATCACACCGACCGGGGACGTGTTCCTCTCCGAGCAGCTCTACGACGGACTCGACGCCTGGGTCCCGCAGTTGACCCGCCGCTCGCTCCCCGCCAAGCACTGGGTACCGCGCACCAGGCCGGACCGGATCGCCTCCTGGGTCGGGGAGTTCGCCACAGCGACCGAATCGGCCCGGGAGACCGGCCTGCCGATGGAAGCCGGTCCGAAGGGACGGTACGCGGAGCGCTTCGGCGGCCAACTCGTGCTGGTGACAGGGGCGGCGGGCGGCATCGGCAGGGCCACGGCGCTGGCCTTCGCCGGGGCGGGTGCCCGGGTGGTGGCCGTCGACCGGGACGCGGAGGGGGCGGAGAGGACCGCCGAGGCGGCCAGGCGGGCAGGCGCCCCGGCGGCCTGGGCCGAGGCGGTGGACGTGGGCGACGAACAGGCCATGGAGAAGCTCGCCGCCCGGGTCGCCGACGCGTACGGCGTGGTGGACGTCCTGGTCAACAACGCGGGCATCGGACTGTCCGGGCCGTTCCTGGACACGACCACAGAGGACTGGAAGAACGTCCTCGACGTGAACCTGTGGGGCGTGATCCACGGCTGCCGGCTCTTCGGCAGGCAGATGGCCGAGCGCGGCCAGGGCGGGCACATCGTCAACACCGCGTCAGCGGCGGCGTTCCAGCCGTCCCGCGCGCTGCCCGCGTACAGCACGTCGAAGGCCGCCGTCCTGATGCTCAGTGAGTGCCTGCGTGCCGAGCTCGCCGAGAAGTCGATCGGGGTCAGCGCGATCTGCCCCGGCATCGTCAACACCGGCATCACCTCGACGGCACGCTTCGTGGGCACGGACGCCGCGGAGGAACAGCGGATGCGGCAGAAGGCCGGCAAGCTGTACGGCGCCCGGAACTACCCGCCGGAGAAGGTCGCCGCCGCGGTGCTCCGGGCGGTCGTACGCAACCAGGCCGTCGTGCCGGTGACGCCGGAGTCCCACGCCGTGCGCTTCCTGTCCCGGGTCGGTCCCGGCGCGCTGCGCGGCCTCGCGCGGCTGAAGCCGCCGCTGTGA
- a CDS encoding ABC transporter ATP-binding protein — MTALDRLSLDIGPGVTGLVGANGAGKSTLIKILLGLSPATEGRAAVLGLDVSTSGAAIRERVGYMPEHDCLPPDVSATEFVVHMARMSGLPPTAARERTADTLRHVGLYEERYRPIGGYSTGMKQRVKLAQALVHDPQLVLLDEPTNGLDPVGRDEMLGLIRRIHTDFGISVLVTSHLLGELERTCDHVVVIDGGTLLRSSSTSDFTQTTTTLAIEVTDSDTHPDGTDALRRTLTDAGVELIGLDGLDTQGLPGAGHILLIEATGEETYDLVRDSVAGLGLGLVRMEQRRHHIAEVFRTGEAAAARTAAVPAGVVPQSGPAEQTGPVQQKGSGRDEH; from the coding sequence GTGACCGCGCTTGACCGGCTCTCCTTGGACATCGGACCGGGTGTGACCGGGCTGGTGGGTGCCAACGGAGCCGGCAAGTCCACGTTGATCAAGATCCTGCTGGGTCTGTCCCCCGCGACCGAGGGCCGGGCCGCGGTGCTCGGGCTCGACGTGTCGACCAGCGGCGCCGCCATCCGGGAACGGGTCGGCTACATGCCGGAGCACGACTGCCTGCCACCCGATGTCTCGGCCACCGAGTTCGTCGTCCACATGGCGCGCATGTCCGGGCTGCCACCGACCGCTGCCCGCGAGCGCACCGCGGACACACTGCGCCACGTCGGCCTGTACGAGGAGCGCTACCGCCCCATCGGCGGCTACTCGACGGGCATGAAGCAGCGCGTGAAGCTCGCCCAGGCGCTGGTCCACGACCCACAGCTGGTCCTGCTGGACGAGCCGACCAACGGGCTCGACCCGGTCGGGCGCGACGAGATGCTCGGCCTGATCCGCCGGATCCACACCGACTTCGGCATCTCGGTGCTGGTCACCTCGCACCTGCTCGGCGAGCTGGAGCGCACCTGCGACCACGTCGTCGTCATCGACGGCGGAACGCTCCTTCGCTCCAGCTCCACCAGTGACTTCACACAGACCACCACGACCCTCGCGATCGAGGTCACCGACAGCGACACCCATCCCGACGGCACCGACGCCCTGCGCCGTACCCTCACCGACGCGGGCGTCGAACTCATCGGCCTGGACGGGCTGGACACGCAGGGGCTGCCCGGCGCCGGCCACATCCTGCTGATCGAGGCGACCGGCGAGGAGACCTACGACCTGGTCCGCGACAGCGTCGCCGGGCTCGGACTCGGTCTCGTACGGATGGAACAGCGCCGCCACCACATCGCCGAGGTGTTCCGCACCGGCGAGGCAGCGGCGGCGCGGACGGCGGCGGTCCCGGCCGGAGTCGTACCGCAGAGCGGTCCCGCAGAGCAGACCGGACCCGTCCAGCAGAAGGGGAGCGGTCGCGATGAGCACTGA
- a CDS encoding ABC transporter permease: protein MSTETGAATGSETSRIHNIGYRAYDGPRLGRAYARRSLYSQSLRGSFGLGRSVKSKVLPMLLFGVMCLVAAIIVAVAIATPDSTKLPIKYTSFAIYLQAVIGLFIASQAPQAVSRDLRFKTVPLYFSRPIERSDYVIAKFAAMASALFVLTGAPLVILYIGALLGKFDFADQTKWFAQGMVSVALLSVLFAGLGLVMAAFTPRRGFGVAAVIALLTITYGAVSTVQGIAWSTESEGAVKWLGLFSPITLIDGVQTAFLGASSAFPGGYGPGAGAGAVYLLVVLALVAGSYAVLMRRYRKVGL from the coding sequence ATGAGCACTGAGACCGGCGCCGCGACCGGGAGCGAGACCTCCCGGATCCACAACATCGGCTACCGCGCCTACGACGGCCCGCGACTGGGCCGCGCCTACGCCCGCCGCTCGCTGTACTCGCAGTCCCTGCGGGGCTCCTTCGGACTCGGCCGCTCGGTCAAGTCCAAGGTGCTTCCGATGCTGCTGTTCGGCGTGATGTGCCTGGTGGCGGCGATCATCGTGGCCGTCGCCATCGCCACCCCCGACTCCACGAAGCTCCCCATCAAGTACACATCGTTCGCGATCTATCTCCAGGCCGTCATCGGCCTGTTCATCGCCTCCCAGGCGCCGCAGGCCGTCTCCAGGGACCTGCGGTTCAAGACCGTGCCGCTGTACTTCTCGCGGCCGATCGAGCGCAGCGACTACGTCATCGCCAAGTTCGCCGCCATGGCCTCGGCGCTCTTCGTGCTCACCGGTGCGCCCCTTGTGATCCTTTACATCGGCGCGCTGCTGGGGAAGTTCGACTTCGCGGACCAGACCAAGTGGTTCGCCCAGGGGATGGTTTCGGTGGCCCTGCTGTCCGTGCTCTTCGCCGGCCTCGGCCTCGTGATGGCCGCGTTCACCCCGCGCCGCGGCTTCGGTGTCGCCGCCGTCATCGCGCTGCTGACCATCACCTACGGGGCGGTCTCCACCGTCCAGGGCATCGCCTGGTCCACCGAGTCCGAAGGCGCGGTGAAGTGGTTGGGGCTGTTCTCCCCGATCACGCTGATCGACGGTGTGCAGACCGCGTTCCTCGGTGCCTCCTCGGCCTTCCCCGGAGGGTACGGTCCGGGTGCCGGCGCCGGAGCCGTGTATCTGCTCGTTGTCCTCGCGCTCGTCGCCGGCTCGTACGCCGTACTGATGCGCCGCTACCGGAAGGTCGGCCTGTGA
- a CDS encoding ABC transporter ATP-binding protein, producing the protein MTTIEIDHTSRWFGNVVAVNDVSMTVGPGVTGLLGPNGAGKSTLINMMAGFLAPSTGTVTLDGKPIWRNEAVYRQIGIVPEREGMYDFLTGREFVVANAELHGLGDAEAAAALATVQMEYAQDRKISTYSKGMRQRVKMASALVHNPSVLLLDEPFNGMDPRQRMQLMDLLRVMGAEGRTVLFSSHILEEVEQLASHIEVIVAGRHAASGDFRRIRRLMTDRPHRYLVRSSDDRALAAALIADPSTAGIEVDLSENALRIQAIDFGRFTTLLPKVAREQGIRLLTVSPSDESLESVFSYLVAA; encoded by the coding sequence GTGACCACCATCGAGATCGACCACACCTCCCGCTGGTTCGGCAACGTGGTCGCCGTCAACGACGTGAGCATGACCGTGGGGCCTGGCGTCACCGGTCTGCTCGGACCCAACGGGGCCGGCAAGTCGACGCTGATCAACATGATGGCCGGATTCCTCGCCCCGTCGACGGGTACGGTCACGCTGGACGGCAAGCCGATCTGGCGCAATGAGGCGGTGTACCGGCAGATTGGCATCGTGCCGGAGCGGGAAGGCATGTACGACTTCCTCACCGGCCGCGAGTTCGTGGTGGCCAACGCCGAACTGCACGGTCTGGGCGACGCCGAGGCGGCCGCGGCGCTGGCCACGGTCCAGATGGAGTACGCGCAGGACCGCAAGATCTCGACGTACAGCAAGGGCATGCGCCAGCGCGTGAAGATGGCGTCCGCGCTGGTCCACAACCCGTCCGTGCTGCTGCTCGACGAGCCGTTCAACGGGATGGACCCGCGTCAGCGGATGCAGCTGATGGACCTGTTGCGGGTGATGGGAGCGGAGGGCCGGACGGTCCTCTTCTCCTCGCACATCCTCGAAGAGGTCGAACAGCTCGCCTCGCACATCGAGGTGATCGTCGCGGGACGGCACGCGGCGTCCGGTGACTTCCGCAGGATCCGCAGGCTGATGACGGACCGCCCGCACCGCTATCTCGTACGGTCCAGCGACGACCGGGCCCTGGCCGCCGCGCTCATCGCCGATCCGTCGACGGCTGGGATCGAAGTGGACCTGAGCGAGAACGCTTTGCGCATCCAGGCGATCGATTTTGGCCGCTTCACCACGCTGTTGCCCAAGGTCGCACGCGAGCAGGGCATTCGTCTGCTGACCGTTTCACCGTCCGACGAGTCCCTCGAATCGGTCTTTTCCTATCTCGTAGCGGCCTGA
- a CDS encoding ABC transporter permease, which yields MYDPTVARLTYRALLGRRRAAILFVLPALLIVIAVAVRMFAGADDQMTSDVLAGFAIATMVPLIGVIAGTGAIGPEIDDGSIVYLLAKPVSRPTIIFTKLIVAIAVTMVFSAVPTLLAGLILNGNGQQIAVAYTIAALVASIAYSALFLLLGTVSRHAVVLGLVYALVWEAFFGSLVPGARTLSVQQWALALAEKTGGNGTITSDVGLPLATILLAGVTVVATWYAGQKLRALKLAGEE from the coding sequence ATGTACGACCCCACAGTCGCCCGGCTCACCTACCGGGCGCTGCTCGGCCGGCGCCGGGCCGCCATCCTCTTCGTCCTGCCCGCGCTCCTGATCGTCATCGCGGTGGCGGTACGGATGTTCGCCGGGGCCGACGACCAGATGACCTCGGACGTGCTCGCCGGATTCGCCATCGCCACCATGGTGCCGCTGATCGGCGTCATCGCCGGTACGGGCGCCATCGGGCCGGAGATCGATGACGGTTCGATCGTGTACCTGCTGGCCAAGCCGGTGAGCCGGCCGACGATCATCTTCACCAAGCTGATCGTGGCGATCGCGGTGACCATGGTGTTCTCGGCCGTGCCCACCTTGCTCGCCGGCCTGATCCTCAACGGCAACGGCCAGCAGATCGCGGTGGCCTACACCATCGCCGCCCTGGTCGCCTCGATCGCCTACAGCGCGCTGTTCCTGCTGCTGGGGACCGTGAGCCGGCACGCGGTGGTCCTCGGTCTCGTCTACGCGCTGGTGTGGGAGGCCTTCTTCGGCAGCCTGGTGCCCGGCGCGCGGACGCTCAGTGTGCAGCAGTGGGCGCTCGCCCTGGCGGAGAAGACCGGCGGGAACGGCACGATCACCTCGGACGTGGGTCTGCCGCTCGCCACCATCCTGCTCGCCGGGGTCACCGTAGTGGCGACCTGGTACGCGGGGCAGAAGCTGCGCGCCCTGAAGCTCGCCGGCGAGGAGTGA
- a CDS encoding HAD family hydrolase, with product MTFPYKLVATDLDGTLLRDDETVSARTREALAAVTAAGAAHIIVTGRAVPWTRHVLDDLGYDGLAVCGQGAQVYHAGEHRLLTSLTLDRQLAGLALSKVEAEIGPLALAASRDGLDGEVLVGPGYRVQEGPRPAVFVQDPAEMWAAPLNKVYIQHPDLDDDALARAARAAVGNLVDVVMAGPGVVEILPLGLSKATGLSLAARRLGVKAADTIAFGDMPNDIPMFAWAEHGVAMANAHEDLKAVAQEITASNEDDGIAVVLEQLLRES from the coding sequence GTGACCTTCCCCTACAAGCTCGTCGCGACCGACCTCGACGGCACCCTGCTGCGTGACGACGAGACCGTCTCCGCACGGACGCGCGAGGCGCTGGCCGCCGTCACCGCGGCCGGTGCGGCGCACATCATCGTCACCGGCCGCGCCGTCCCGTGGACCCGGCACGTCCTGGACGACCTCGGCTACGACGGCCTCGCCGTCTGCGGGCAGGGGGCGCAGGTCTACCACGCGGGTGAGCACAGGCTGCTGACCTCGCTGACGCTGGACCGGCAGCTCGCCGGGCTCGCGCTGTCCAAGGTCGAGGCCGAGATCGGGCCCCTGGCGCTGGCCGCCAGCCGCGACGGGCTCGACGGCGAAGTGCTGGTCGGGCCGGGCTACCGCGTACAGGAAGGTCCGCGTCCGGCCGTCTTCGTCCAGGATCCGGCCGAGATGTGGGCCGCCCCTCTGAACAAGGTCTACATACAGCACCCCGATCTGGACGACGACGCACTGGCCAGGGCCGCGCGGGCGGCGGTCGGCAATCTGGTGGACGTGGTCATGGCGGGTCCGGGGGTCGTGGAGATCCTCCCGCTGGGACTCAGCAAGGCCACCGGCCTCTCGCTCGCCGCGCGCCGGCTGGGCGTGAAGGCCGCGGACACGATCGCTTTCGGCGACATGCCGAACGACATCCCCATGTTCGCCTGGGCAGAGCACGGCGTGGCCATGGCCAACGCCCACGAGGACCTGAAGGCCGTCGCTCAGGAGATCACCGCGTCGAACGAGGACGACGGGATCGCCGTGGTACTGGAGCAACTGCTCCGGGAGTCGTAG
- the serS gene encoding serine--tRNA ligase, whose amino-acid sequence MIDLRLIREDPDRVRASQRNRGEDVALVDALLSADERRRSSGTAFDELRSEQKSLGKLIPKASPEERAELLKRAEQLKADVKAADAAQAEADAETRNLLLRLGNIVHPDVPVGGEEDFVVLETHGTIRDFGAEGFEPRDHLELGESLGAIDMERGAKVSGSRFYYLTGVGALLELALVNAAIAQATEAGFIPMLTPALVRPRAMEGTGFLGQAAEDVYHLEKDDQYLVGTSEVPLAAYHMDEIIDAEKLPLRYAGFSPCFRREAGTYGKDTRGIFRVHQFDKVEMFTYVDPADAEAEHLRLLDWEKQWLTGLELPFQVIDVASGDLGASATRKYDCEAWIPTQGKYRELTSASNCGEFQARRLSVRMRDNRGGKKVMQPPATLNGTLCAVPRTIVAILENHQLADGSVRVPEVLRPYLGGRELLEPVAK is encoded by the coding sequence GTGATTGACCTTCGCCTGATTCGTGAGGACCCCGACCGTGTTCGCGCCTCCCAGCGCAACCGGGGAGAGGACGTCGCGCTCGTCGATGCCCTGCTCTCCGCCGACGAACGGCGCAGGTCGTCCGGGACCGCCTTCGACGAACTCCGTTCCGAGCAGAAGTCGCTCGGCAAACTCATCCCCAAGGCGTCCCCCGAGGAGCGCGCCGAGCTGCTGAAGAGGGCCGAGCAGCTCAAGGCCGACGTCAAGGCGGCCGACGCGGCACAGGCCGAGGCCGACGCGGAGACCAGGAATCTGCTCCTCCGGCTCGGCAACATCGTCCACCCGGACGTGCCGGTCGGCGGCGAGGAGGACTTCGTCGTCCTGGAGACGCACGGAACGATCCGCGACTTCGGCGCCGAGGGATTCGAGCCCAGGGACCACCTGGAGCTCGGCGAGTCGCTGGGCGCGATCGACATGGAGCGCGGCGCCAAGGTCTCCGGCTCGCGTTTCTACTACCTGACCGGCGTGGGCGCGCTGCTGGAGCTCGCCCTCGTCAACGCGGCGATCGCCCAGGCCACCGAGGCCGGCTTCATCCCGATGCTCACCCCGGCGCTGGTCCGCCCGCGTGCCATGGAGGGCACCGGATTCCTCGGCCAGGCCGCCGAGGACGTCTACCACCTGGAGAAGGACGACCAGTACCTGGTCGGCACCTCCGAGGTACCCCTCGCCGCGTACCACATGGACGAGATCATCGACGCGGAGAAGCTGCCGCTGCGCTACGCGGGCTTCTCGCCCTGTTTCCGCCGCGAGGCCGGCACGTACGGCAAGGACACCCGGGGGATCTTCCGGGTCCACCAGTTCGACAAGGTCGAGATGTTCACGTACGTCGACCCGGCCGACGCGGAGGCGGAGCACCTGCGCCTGCTGGACTGGGAGAAGCAGTGGCTCACCGGCCTTGAGCTGCCCTTCCAGGTGATCGATGTCGCCAGCGGGGACCTGGGGGCTTCGGCCACCAGGAAGTACGACTGCGAGGCGTGGATTCCGACCCAGGGCAAGTACCGCGAGCTCACCTCCGCGTCCAACTGCGGCGAGTTCCAGGCACGCAGGCTCTCCGTGCGGATGCGGGACAACCGGGGCGGCAAGAAGGTCATGCAGCCGCCGGCCACGCTGAACGGCACGCTCTGCGCCGTCCCGCGCACCATCGTGGCGATCCTGGAGAACCACCAGCTGGCCGACGGTTCGGTGCGGGTGCCCGAGGTGCTCCGCCCCTACCTGGGCGGGCGCGAGCTGCTGGAACCGGTCGCCAAGTGA
- the pheA gene encoding prephenate dehydratase, which produces MSATRYAYLGPEGTFTEVALRTLPEAATRELVPMVSVPAALDAVRGGTAAAALVPIENSVEGGITTTLDQLTSGEPLMIYREVLLSITFALLVRPGTKLSDIKTVTAHPAAQPQVRNWMAAHLPQAVWESAASNADGARLVQEGRYDAAFAGEFAAATYGLEPLVTEIHDAENAQTRFVLVGRPARPAAPTGADKTSVVIWLGDDHPGALLELLQEFAVRGVNLMLIQSRPTGAGIGNYCFAVDAEGHISDRRVGEALMGLKRICPNVRFLGSYPRAGVTPADVRPLRAGTSDAEFTEASDWLARNQDGRA; this is translated from the coding sequence ATGTCCGCCACGCGCTACGCCTATCTCGGCCCCGAGGGCACCTTCACCGAGGTCGCCCTCCGTACGCTCCCGGAAGCCGCCACCCGCGAACTGGTCCCGATGGTCTCCGTACCGGCGGCCCTGGACGCGGTGCGCGGCGGTACGGCCGCCGCGGCGCTCGTACCGATCGAGAACTCCGTCGAGGGCGGCATCACCACCACGCTCGACCAGCTCACCAGCGGCGAACCGCTGATGATCTACCGCGAAGTGCTGCTCTCCATCACCTTCGCGCTGCTGGTGCGGCCCGGCACCAAGCTGTCCGACATCAAGACGGTCACCGCCCACCCGGCCGCGCAGCCGCAGGTACGCAACTGGATGGCCGCCCATCTCCCGCAGGCCGTATGGGAGTCGGCGGCGTCCAACGCGGACGGCGCGCGGCTCGTGCAGGAGGGCCGGTACGACGCCGCGTTCGCGGGGGAGTTCGCGGCGGCGACGTACGGGCTCGAACCGCTGGTCACCGAGATCCATGACGCGGAGAACGCGCAGACCCGCTTCGTGCTGGTGGGCCGGCCGGCCCGGCCCGCGGCGCCGACCGGCGCGGACAAGACCTCCGTCGTCATCTGGCTGGGGGACGACCACCCCGGCGCCCTGCTCGAACTGCTCCAGGAGTTCGCGGTGCGCGGGGTGAACCTGATGCTGATCCAGTCGCGGCCGACCGGGGCGGGCATCGGCAACTACTGCTTCGCGGTGGACGCCGAGGGCCACATCTCCGACCGCCGGGTCGGCGAGGCGCTGATGGGGCTGAAGCGGATCTGCCCGAATGTGCGGTTCCTCGGCTCGTACCCGCGGGCCGGTGTGACGCCGGCGGATGTACGCCCGCTGCGCGCGGGGACCTCCGACGCCGAGTTCACCGAGGCCTCGGACTGGCTGGCCCGCAACCAGGACGGACGCGCCTGA
- the efeB gene encoding iron uptake transporter deferrochelatase/peroxidase subunit — MSGNSASNKSDKSRGNGRAGAISRRRLIGTAGTAGATGLVLGAAGGATGYAATRDDPPTALTSVGSTEVMFHGKHQPGITTPLQACGHLVAFDLAAGAGRKEAAALMRRWSAAAQRLMAGEPATGSAADGSAHDTGIALDAGPSSLTVTFGFGATFFERTGLASRRPPGLDPLPPFSSDHLDAGRSNGDLWVQIGADDALVAFHALRTVQKEAGSTATVRWQMNGFNRTPGATARPMTARNLMGQVDGTGNPKPADSDFDKRIFVPGGRDAAYDWLAGGSYAVVRRIRMLLDDWEKLPVGQQERVIGRRKSDGAPLSGGTETTAMDLDKVGSDGKLLIPDNAHARISAPERNSGAAMLRRPFSYHDGIAADGTPDAGLLFICWQADPLRGFVPVQRKLDRGDALSPFLRHEASGLFAVPGGAAAGEYVGQRLLES, encoded by the coding sequence GTGAGCGGAAACAGCGCGAGCAACAAGAGCGACAAGAGCCGTGGCAACGGCAGGGCCGGAGCGATTTCGCGGCGGCGGCTGATCGGCACCGCGGGCACGGCAGGGGCGACCGGGCTGGTGCTCGGAGCGGCCGGCGGCGCCACCGGCTATGCCGCCACGCGCGACGATCCACCGACGGCGCTGACGTCGGTCGGCTCCACCGAGGTGATGTTTCACGGGAAACATCAACCGGGGATCACCACTCCGCTTCAGGCGTGCGGCCACCTCGTCGCCTTCGACCTCGCCGCCGGCGCCGGCCGCAAAGAGGCCGCCGCCCTGATGCGCCGCTGGTCCGCCGCGGCCCAGCGGCTGATGGCCGGCGAACCCGCCACCGGCTCCGCGGCGGACGGCAGTGCGCACGACACCGGCATCGCGCTGGACGCGGGGCCCTCCTCGCTGACCGTCACCTTCGGCTTCGGCGCCACCTTCTTCGAACGCACGGGCCTGGCCTCCCGTCGGCCTCCGGGCCTCGACCCCCTGCCGCCGTTCTCGTCCGACCACCTCGACGCCGGCCGGTCCAACGGGGACCTGTGGGTGCAGATCGGCGCCGACGACGCGCTCGTCGCGTTCCACGCCCTGCGGACCGTGCAGAAGGAGGCCGGTTCGACGGCCACCGTGCGCTGGCAGATGAACGGCTTCAACCGCACGCCCGGTGCCACCGCCAGGCCGATGACGGCCCGCAACCTGATGGGCCAGGTCGACGGCACCGGCAACCCGAAGCCGGCCGACAGCGACTTCGACAAGCGGATCTTCGTCCCCGGCGGCCGGGACGCCGCGTACGACTGGCTCGCGGGCGGCTCGTACGCGGTGGTCCGGCGGATCAGGATGCTGCTCGACGACTGGGAGAAGCTCCCCGTCGGGCAGCAGGAGCGGGTCATCGGCCGACGCAAGTCGGACGGTGCCCCGCTCAGCGGCGGCACGGAGACCACCGCCATGGACCTCGACAAGGTCGGGTCCGACGGCAAGCTCCTGATCCCGGACAACGCGCACGCCCGGATCTCCGCCCCCGAGCGCAACAGCGGTGCCGCGATGCTGCGCCGGCCGTTCTCGTACCACGACGGCATCGCCGCCGACGGCACGCCGGACGCGGGGCTGCTGTTCATCTGCTGGCAGGCAGATCCGCTGCGCGGCTTCGTGCCCGTGCAGCGCAAGCTCGACCGGGGCGACGCGCTCTCCCCCTTCCTGCGCCACGAGGCGAGCGGGCTGTTCGCGGTGCCGGGCGGGGCCGCGGCCGGAGAGTATGTGGGGCAGCGGCTTCTGGAGTCCTGA